A window of the Cucurbita pepo subsp. pepo cultivar mu-cu-16 chromosome LG01, ASM280686v2, whole genome shotgun sequence genome harbors these coding sequences:
- the LOC111806600 gene encoding phosphoglycerate mutase-like protein 1 isoform X2, with protein MRPEFFDAHITQLGWQQIDNLRKHVHESGLSKRIDLVVTSPLLRTLQTAVGVFGGGGYTTGMDVLPLMIANAGNSARAAISSLNCPPIAAAELCREHLGVHPCDKRRSISDYQFLFPAVDFSLIESDEDVLWKADVRETREELIARGLEFLNWLWTRKEKEIAVVTHSGFLSHTLTAFGNDCHPLVKKEICKHFANCELRSIVIVDRSMVGSDSSTTNYPGKIPLGLDIPSDAVDGKKVKEEKQPVDSDPKEPEKM; from the exons ATGCGTCCTGAATTTTTTGATGCTCACATTACTCAGCTAGGATGGCAGCAG ATCGATAATTTGCGTAAGCATGTTCATGAGTCTGGTCTCTCCAAGAGGATTGATTTGGTTGTAACATCCCCTTTGCTCAG GACTCTACAAACCGCTGTTGGAGTATTTGGTGGTGGAGGCTATACAACTGGAATGGACGTGTTGCCCCTAATGATTGCAAATGCAGGCAATAGTGCACGAGCTGCAATTTCAAGTCTGAACTGCCCACCTATTGCTGCTGCTGAGCTTTGTCGTGAACATTTG GGAGTTCATCCTTGTGATAAGAGGAGAAGCATCAGTGACTATCAATTCCTCTTTCCTGCAGTTGATTTTTCACTG ATAGAAAGTGACGAGGATGTATTGTGGAAGGCTGATGTTAGAGAGACAAGGGAAGAACTGATAGCTAGAGGATTGGAGTTCCTGAATTG GTTGTGGACGAGAAAGGAGAAGGAGATAGCCGTTGTTACTCATAGTGGATTTTTGTCTCATACTCTAACTGCTTTTGGAAATGACTGCCACCCTTTggtgaaaaaggaaatatgcAAACA CTTTGCTAATTGCGAGCTTCGTTCCATTGTCATAGTTGATAGAAG TATGGTCGGGTCGGATTCCTCAACGACTAATTATCCTGGAAAGATACCTCTGGGCCTGGATATCCCAAGTGATGCCGTGGATGGTAAAAAGGTGAAGGAAGAGAAACAACCGGTTGATTCCGATCCAAAGGAACCTGAAAAGATGTAA
- the LOC111806600 gene encoding phosphoglycerate mutase-like protein 1 isoform X1 has translation MENGAGLSLYPLHRCKTIHLVRHAQGIHNVDGEKSYKAYMRPEFFDAHITQLGWQQIDNLRKHVHESGLSKRIDLVVTSPLLRTLQTAVGVFGGGGYTTGMDVLPLMIANAGNSARAAISSLNCPPIAAAELCREHLGVHPCDKRRSISDYQFLFPAVDFSLIESDEDVLWKADVRETREELIARGLEFLNWLWTRKEKEIAVVTHSGFLSHTLTAFGNDCHPLVKKEICKHFANCELRSIVIVDRSMVGSDSSTTNYPGKIPLGLDIPSDAVDGKKVKEEKQPVDSDPKEPEKM, from the exons ATGGAAAATGGTGCAGGCCTTAGTCTGTATCCACTGCATCGATGTAAAACGATTCACCTG GTCAGGCATGCACAGGGGATTCACAACGTTGATGGAGAAAAGAGTTATAAAGCATATATGCGTCCTGAATTTTTTGATGCTCACATTACTCAGCTAGGATGGCAGCAG ATCGATAATTTGCGTAAGCATGTTCATGAGTCTGGTCTCTCCAAGAGGATTGATTTGGTTGTAACATCCCCTTTGCTCAG GACTCTACAAACCGCTGTTGGAGTATTTGGTGGTGGAGGCTATACAACTGGAATGGACGTGTTGCCCCTAATGATTGCAAATGCAGGCAATAGTGCACGAGCTGCAATTTCAAGTCTGAACTGCCCACCTATTGCTGCTGCTGAGCTTTGTCGTGAACATTTG GGAGTTCATCCTTGTGATAAGAGGAGAAGCATCAGTGACTATCAATTCCTCTTTCCTGCAGTTGATTTTTCACTG ATAGAAAGTGACGAGGATGTATTGTGGAAGGCTGATGTTAGAGAGACAAGGGAAGAACTGATAGCTAGAGGATTGGAGTTCCTGAATTG GTTGTGGACGAGAAAGGAGAAGGAGATAGCCGTTGTTACTCATAGTGGATTTTTGTCTCATACTCTAACTGCTTTTGGAAATGACTGCCACCCTTTggtgaaaaaggaaatatgcAAACA CTTTGCTAATTGCGAGCTTCGTTCCATTGTCATAGTTGATAGAAG TATGGTCGGGTCGGATTCCTCAACGACTAATTATCCTGGAAAGATACCTCTGGGCCTGGATATCCCAAGTGATGCCGTGGATGGTAAAAAGGTGAAGGAAGAGAAACAACCGGTTGATTCCGATCCAAAGGAACCTGAAAAGATGTAA
- the LOC111779892 gene encoding transcription factor GTE7-like — translation MASAVLANRNESNWPQPRGNGRGTEGEFMGKVPFSNPNPKFNKKLFHGEMNGFQKDESPAVTQSASDDASSINHHLRLSNGVDFCQYVSFNVSSCSRKELIELKSKLISELEQIRKLKNRINSGGQHSRPKHQKKSSKTSGTKRPLPTSSNGKDLKRSNSENGNLMKTCSQILTKLMKHKHGWIFNKPVDVVGMGLHDYYDVVKRPMDLGSVKTILSKDAYESPFDFASDVRLTFKNAMTYNPKGHDVHAMAEQLLSRFEELFRPLSEVLEEEDRRYRSYQEELPANSWNLSEAERTVKKDPQKQIVKKTEPMKAPSSSSNPPPMMQSPVKTPSPLRAPPVKPVKQPKPRAKDPNKREMTLEEKHKLGIGLQSLPPEKMEQVVQIIKKRNGHLKQDGDEIELDIEAVDTETLWELDRLVTNWKKMMSKIKRQAFITATSNKTNGVKPTPEKMEVGSEMKKQRKGEAGEEDVDIGDEMPASNFPPVEIEKDAGGGRGASSSSSGSSSSSSDDSSSSSDSDSDGSSSGSDSDDNAQ, via the exons ATGGCTTCCGCCGTCTTAGCTAACCGAAACGAATCCAATTGGCCGCAGCCGAGAGGCAACGGCCGTGGTACGGAAGGTGAATTCATGGGTAAAGTACCTTTTtctaaccctaaccctaaatttaataagaaactGTTTCATGGCGAGATGAACGGTTTTCAGAAGGACGAATCGCCGGCTGTGACTCAATCAGCATCAGATGATGCATCGTCAATCAATCATCATCTTAGATTGTCCAACGGCGTCGATTTTTGTCAATACGTGAGCTTCAACGTTTCCTCGTGCTCGAGGAAGGAGCTGATCGAGCTGAAGAGCAAGTTAATTTCCGAGCTAGAACAGATTCGGAAATTGAAAAATCGCATCAATTCAGGCGGACAACATTCCAGACCAAAACACCAGAAAAAATCGTCAAAAACCTCGGGAACCAAGCGGCCTTTACCAACGTCGAGCAACGGCAAGGATTTGAAGCGATCAAATTCAGAAAATGGTAATCTAATGAAGACTTGCTCGCAGATTTTGACGAAACTGATGAAGCACAAACATGGCTGGATCTTCAACAAGCCGGTCGATGTGGTAGGGATGGGCCTTCACGATTACTACGACGTCGTCAAGCGTCCGATGGATTTGGGATCCGTCAAAACCATCTTGAGTAAAGATGCGTACGAATCGCCGTTCGATTTCGCCTCCGATGTGAGGTTGACCTTCAAGAACGCGATGACCTATAATCCCAAGGGCCACGATGTACACGCTATGGCGGAGCAATTACTGTCGAGGTTTGAGGAATTGTTTCGACCTCTGAGTGAAGtccttgaagaagaagatcgcCGGTATCGTAGCTACCAGGAAGAGCTACCAGCGAATTCCTGGAATCTTTCAGAGGCTGAAAGAACGGTGAAGAAGGATCCTCAGAAGCAAATTGTGAAGAAGACAGAGCCGATGAAAGCTCCATCGAGCTCCTCGAACCCCCCGCCGATGATGCAATCGCCAGTGAAAACACCCTCGCCTTTACGTGCGCCGCCTGTAAAGCCGGTGAAGCAGCCGAAGCCGAGAGCTAAAGATCCAAATAAGAGGGAAATGACACTAGAGGAGAAGCACAAATTGGGAATTGGGTTGCAGAGTTTGCCGCCGGAGAAAATGGAGCAAGTGGTGCAAATCataaagaagagaaatggGCATTTGAAGCAGGATGGGGATGAGATTGAGCTCGACATTGAGGCCGTTGATACCGAAACACTCTGGGAGCTCGATCGACTTGTGACGAactggaagaagatgatgagcAAGATCAAACGACAGGCTTTTATCACTGCTACGTCTAACAAGACCAATGGG GTTAAGCCAACCCCTGAGAAAATGGAGGTCGGTTCGGAGATGAAGAAGCAACGGAAAGGGGAGGCTGGGGAGGAAGATGTGGACATTGGCGATGAAATGCCTGCAAGCAATTTCCCACCGGTGGAGATCGAGAAAGACGCCGGAGGAGGGCGTGGTGCGAGCAGTAGTTCGAGCGGCTCGAGTAGTTCCAGCAGTGATGATTCGTCCTCTTCCAGTG ATTCGGATTCCGACGGCAGTTCTTCTGGGAGCGATTCCGACGACAATGCCCAATGA